GGAAGCTGCTGCCATGTGCTGCTGGAGCTGCTGTGCCTGGACTGTCTGGATTCGCACCTACACAAACAAAAGGTGAGCATTAACAGCAACCCATTACTGCTGTACAGCATGACTCGAGGCCGTTATTGCTGGCAAATGTAAAAAAGAGAAGCAGTGTGCATTTGCTTCCTCGCAAACCTGTGTGGCCTGTCCTTGCTGCTGGAGCTGCTGGAACTGTTGCGCTGTGACGAAGCTGACCGGTTTGTTCCCAGCAATCAGCTTGGTACCCGCAGGCATGGTGGTCAGGATGATGTTCCTACCCAAGCTGCTGATACTGCACAGCGACAGGAGGAAGGGGACAACCAACATCACACAAGGCCATCAGGTTAATCTTGAATCCAGTGCATATCTTGGGACTTACTTTGTGTTGAGGCTCCCCTTCACAATTGGTGTCGTCACCACACTTTTACTTTTCAGTGGTTGGTTGAGGACTGATAAAGGAACTGTGATGCGGGCAGGTAACTTGCCCTATGACCAAATAAGAAGAATGCCATTGTCACTGTGTGTTTACAAAACCGTAATAGATAAAGATCAAAATAAACATTCATCCAAGTGTTGCACTGTGAATGTAAACGTCAGTGGAGAAAGGTGCTTTTGTTACACCAAAAATAGAAGGAACCAATAAAAGTTGAAGCAGTCAAGCCGATAAGTTTAAGTATTAAATACTAGCAGAACCTGTCTGATAACATGATGTCTTAACTCTCTTACCGTCTGTGTGTTGACAACAGGAGCAGGCACCTGGCGCATGGTTGCTGTGTTTGCACCCAGCTTCAGAGAGGTCGAGGCTCCCGAGGCCACTGTGATGCTCTTGGCGCCAGCCATGACATTACCGCTGGCGGATACCGTCAGGGGCTTGCTGCAGCTGGCGGTTGTCATGGTGATGGTCTGACCTTGCTTCTGCGGGATCACCCCGAGGCCCGGCATGATCCGGATGGTGGTGCCGCTCTTGTCCGGAGAGCTGACGGTGGAGAAGGTGCGAGATTTCTGGTCGGCCATGGTAACGCCTAAAGTGGGCATCAGGCGTATGGCTGTGTCGCCTGCGGCTTTCAGCAGGGTGGAAGAGATAGGCGCCGTTTTGGCGGCATGTACGTCCCCTGTGCAGGACGCGGAGGCGGACACAGTGGTGTGCGAGGGCGTGACGTGGAGCGTGGCCGATATGCTCTTGCTACAGCCGCCGGCGGTCGTGCCCAGGAAGTCGGGAGTGAGTTTGACTGTCGCCACGGGTGATTTGGTGAGCGTGGCCATCATGTCCGGCGTGATCCGCAGTACGGTCTGGCCTTTGGCATCCGTGGTGATGGAGGAGGGCGGAAGGCGCAAGACATCTTTACCCTGGATGCGGACGTTTGTGGTGGTAAGCGGAATTCCGGCTGCTCCCGAGGCTTTCGCACCTAACTGGCCTGTGATGGACacctttgaaataaaaaaatacaaaccatTAAGCAGGTCAAAGTTCGACCTGCAGGTCACATATAGCCCACTTTTTTCGTTTGTTGTAATCTGATCCAGAGTATTTACAATTGAGCCCTGCAATATGTATTGCACTGatttagcatttttttcatttcattaatatgtatttaattatttcttTAATTAATTCATGATTATTATCTGATTTACTTGTTTGATGGTTTGGCTGGCGATTCCTTGCAGCACAGCCGACGACGATGCGGGGATGTTGGCTGGGGTGCCAGGTGACACGGTCTGAGCTTTGGCCACCATTGCCGTGGAAACCGTCAAAGTGTTGGGCACCTGTACAGGACTAGCAGACTGGCTCCTCAAAGGCATAGACACAACTGCCTGTTTTTGACAATACATGAAGGTAGTTAGAACCCAAGACCTCTTATCTCCACTTCGGCATTTAGCCTTTTACCTGTGAGATACCCTTGGTTGCCACAGACACTGGCATCCTGATCTGATGAGGGTTCTGATGAACCAAAGCAGCTTGCTGACTTCCTGACAGAGAACCTAGTGCGGGCTGAGTGGAGACGACCCGAACCTGAGGGAGTGAGCCTGCCTGCAGGTGGCTCACTATTCGGGCCGCGTGTTGGGAAGGAAGAGACTGAGATGTAACTGGGCTGGCCTGACTGGTGGGTAAGATTGAGCCCAGCTGAGGCAAGGAAGGGGGAGACACTAGGAGAACGCTGCAACAAGAAACACAGGTGAGTTCACGCAAAGGGTAGTTCTTATACAACAGCAAGAAAAACAAACGCACCCTGGGTTGGATTTGATTGCATCAGCGACTGTAGTCTTAATTGGTGTCGTGACCGTGCAGGGCAAGGGTGACTTTGGGGTGCCAGAAGTGTTTTGGGTTGGAGTAGACGCTGTCGGCGACATGGGACCTATATCCTGTCCTGCTTCCAAAGATCCCGTTGTTTTACCTCCTGCATCTTTACTGCTTGATTTCTAAGGATATAAAATAGAAAGTTTCCCACTCAAAACCGAGAACTAACAGTGTACTAGTATAATAGCATCGTAAAAATGTATATAATAAACAGGCTGGTTGTCTCACAGGCTTGGACGCAGGTTTTGGTTTCTGCTGCAGTGCTTTTCTTGCTTTTGCGGCAGCCGCTTGAGCCTGGTGAATCCTCTCTGGATGGGAGGGAAGAAACCATTTAATAGCCCATTTCTTATTTATAGATTGATAATTATTTTGTTAATGCAATATTCTAAATCCTGGAGAtggtaaagttttgatttttgtaagctaaaatgaaaaatacatcTTGCCCTGCTAGCAAATACATTGCAAGCGCTAAGCTGCTGCCACCTCCTCATTGGTGCTCACCAAACTCTTCTTGACTGCGGTTGCGGTGCAGGTAAATCCACAGTTTGCGACCAATGTCGTACTTCACACAGGGGTCCTTCTCATAGTGCAATCTATCCAGAGCACCGCTGACAACTGTGTTCACCTAGATGGCACAAGAACGGTTTAATAACGGAGAGCTTATCAAACCTAAAAGTAGTTTCAGCGAAAAAAAGTGCCTCTACCTGTGCACTTGTGACGTCAGGGGCAAGAAACTGTGAGTCCTTGAGAAGTTCACAGATTTCTGCCCGAGTTCCCTCTCCATTGGGAAGCCTGGCTGCTGCGTCACGAACTATTTGGAAGAAATGAGAGTTCAAAGCTTCTGTttgctttcacacacacaacaatggGGCGACGCTCTAACCCAGAGAGAGGATGGTGACATAAGGTGGGCGATTGGAGCGCAACAGCGTATGCTCCCGAGCTTTATTGAGAGACATTTCCTTATCAAACACTCCCTTGACGGGCCCCACGACCGATTCAAAACCATGCATGCGGAACGTGAAAGCTTTGTGGGGTTGGCTGTATCGCTGCTGTTCCTAATCAACATAAGAAAAACAACATGATTAGCATGTACacgacaaaaagaaaaagatcagCAAAACAATTGAGAGAAGAAACCTGAATTTGGAAGAGTTGTCTTTCATCTCCCGTGCTGGGTCTCACCACGTAATCAGtcgaactgttaaatatatttaagcagctaaaaaaaaatcacaaatattaattttaattaaatttgcATAGATTGATTCTTACACTCGTGGCATGGGGGGTGTTAACTCTGATAGCTCTTCACTTTCAGTCTGTGGATGACAAAGTCAATTAGAAACAAATCATATGCATTTTTATTGATATTTGTCTGTATTTTTCTAATACCTTAACCACAAAATCTTTAGAATCTAACCACAATTGACAAAGTGCAATTAAGTCCTTTTCTGCATCCTGAATGGGGCCTAAAATGAAGCAAAGAGACATTCATCTTAACAAAGACTCAAAACAAATCAATTAGAACCGTCAATCACAGCTCCATCGCTAACCGATCCACTTCCACTGCTGTGTTTCATCGACGAATTCCACAAATGGCAGGAAGCCGCTGGGGAGCGCCATGACACCTTCTGTGAGACGACACAAAACAAAAGTATTCAATATCCCCGATTTAAAATCactagtagaaaaaaaaaatatatcaagttAATGCTCAAATGTCTTTCCATGCCTTTACTCTCTCCAGCGAGAAACTGCAAGGCGTGGAGGACCAAGTCAGACCAGCAGGAAGCAGATGAAAACCAGGCGTTGAGTGAGCTCGCAGGAGACATCTGCCACAtttggactttctcctccagctgGAGCACATCGGCAAGAAGCCGTTACAATCCAAGAAGGCCTTTTAACTCATAGGTTGTGAATCTACCACTGAAGTGCTGGCCAGGTGCTCCGTCCTCAATATGCTCTCCAACAAGCTGAAGAAGCTGACGGCTAGTTCTTCCACGGCCACCGGGCTGCACGGAGGCTCCTCCAGGATTCTGCAAAGATAAAGATGACGCTAAGATGTTACGAAGGTGTTTCTCGACGCTTTTTCTTAGCTCTGTGCCAAACGTACTCCTCCTTGATGTTGGCCAGCGGGGTCAACGGCGTGTCTGGCATGGAGTTAATGATGTTCGCCAGAGGGGCAGCTGGGACGTCTGAAGTAAGAGCATCACAGGGATCCTCCGATTCCACTTTGACTGttctcattttcttcttctttctctcttctttgatttttttcttcggCAGAGACAGCTCAAAAAGCGCTGGAGGAGAAATAAAGACGGTATTGGTAACAGAAGAGATAGTTTGGTGGAGTGGATTCACTTACGTAAGGCTGATTTGCGACCAATATTTGCCCTGGAGAGTATGTCACTGAGGTGAATGTCAGAGGTCATCAAGTCTGGATGATCCTGACAAGAAGAATCGTCTGTGATACACTGCACTTAACACCACATCAATTTGAATCCTATGTAAACATTATTTACTGGTTGTCGCTTCCTCTTCTCCCGATGGTTTTGTAGCATGGCTTTCAAGTCCTGCTCTCCAAGTTGGGTTTTTTCTAAAGGAGATCACACTTTGATGCTGATGATGATAAACACGGGGATCACTTACAAAGTTAGTACTCACCAGTGGTCTTCATATCTTGGGTAGAGAGGCTGGGCACAACTCTGAGGGAGACGGTGGGTGACGGCGAGGACGGTGACTGTGGTGCTGGTGTCCACAACGTTAGATCTATTTGCATGTGCAATAAAGCACCGATGCAGGTAAATGAATTTATTAACCTAAGCCACCTTATCTTTTGCAATAGacacgaaaaaaaaattgtgagaaatgaagaaaaatacTGACCGTCATCATCAGATGAAGCATTACTGTCTCCACATTCAGTTTTCACCTCCTTTAAAATGCGTCTCAGTCTTCTTCTAACCTTTTGTTCTCGTATTTCTGCGTGACTCCTCGTCTGTACCTTTCTCTTAGGTGGAAAGTCCAGACCATTGTGAACGGCAAAATCTAATAACTCCTGAAACAAGAAAAAATATTAAGACTTCTGGGTATTGTTGTACTTTCGATATTTTGCTGAACACACCTTTCGGGAGACGAGGATTTGTTTCAGCAGCCTGTGGTAATATTGCTGAAGTGAGTACAACTGTCGTCTTTGCTGAGACTTGGCACACAACTGCCTGTACTTGACAACTTCAGGGTTGAAGTAACCATCTGTGTTTGGATCATGAACACCACCGCTGAGCAAAGTTACGTTTTTGAAAGTAGATTCATCAGCGAGTGTGTAAATTACCTCTGAATAATTTTTGTGCAAGATGAAGAGGATTTCCAAAATGAAAATTTCTGTTGTTGAACAGGTCATCGACGACGTTGCCCTGCTCTGCTTTGTTATTGTCGGGGAATTGTGGCAGAAACTGACTGAGGTGTTGCCGCTGGGAATCCGAGAGCACTTCAGTCCATGTGCTTTCACTCATCACAGAGAAGAAGATTTCGGGCTGATGACAAAACAGTGACCAAAGTGATCAATAATCCACACAGTCAAAGCAACGTTCAGCCACACATCACTTACATCTTCAAGTAGTTCCTCAGGCAGGCTGACCCTGCAGTCTCCGAGCATGCATTCCTCAGTGATCTGTCCACCCTCTTCCTCTTTGGGCTCGAGGGGGTCTGTAAGTATGTGAGTCAGGACATCCATCCTGCTCCTCCGCTGCCCCCTCACTGGGACTGAAATACAACATAATTTCATATGATACGTGTGAATACTATTTATGTCATAATTGCACGGTTAGCTTTTTTAAATGCACTCTAACGGACGACTTGCTTTCTGTGATACTAAACAAGGAGGTGTGTTGTAGCATGACAGCAGCTTATCGTAAGTAGCGTAGACGGAATTTATTCAAGCGAGCCTTCCAACACATATACCGAAGATGCACTGCATGCTgcgatattttgtttgtctcgaTAGAAGCGATCCAACactttttaaatacattaaagGTTGTTTCCTACCTTAGCCCACCCTATGTTTTGATATCGCGAACGGGGAGGTCTTCTTCTGGTACAAAAATGACGTCGTCGAATGGCGTGCTCGGCTCACTGTGTCCCTCTAGAGGCAAAAAGACAAACTACACTAGGTATTACTTTTTTTGGTAACAAATTGAAACTAGCCAAGTTCAAATTGCACGCAACTAATTCATGGACAAACGGATGGATAAAGTTACATCATGTTCATACCCAATTCTTCAAGCTGTTCAAATATAAACTTTCAATAGTTAATTTTTGTAAGTTTATGTTAAAAATCCTTTCCTTTAAACACTTACTCCACCTAATTATAGTACTTCAAACCTGTGAGAATAATTGGAAAACCAACTTAAGATGGAGGAACTAACTTTTGAAGTACTGCCTTGTCCAGTTGCTCCTCCTCTCCATGATGCAATAATGAATGAGCAGTCAATCCCTCGGCTGTCATATAACTgtccaagagagagagagggggggtccAGGACCCCCATCGCCCTTCAGAAACCTTTCAGGAACATTTCCCCAGGAAGTCACCAGGAGAACCGTGAAGCCTGATTCTCTGTCAGGGTGGTGCTCTTAATGCCTCAGCAGAATGGCCGAAGGTGCAGATGGAGAGGAAGAGATTCAGTTCTTGCGGACAGTAAGCGATGCTGTTTGCTTTTTCTTCGTTaaagacttttaaaaaaaacaaaagttagtCTCTCTGACAGCCATTTATAGATTAGAGATTTGTTGGGTGCTGTTGAATGCCTACACAAGATTCAGATTGGCAACAACAGTTGGCTTTGTTTACAGGCATTGTTATCTATTTATATCCATTTCGATATGTGATATTGCACTGGTTTAAGACTGAGAAGAAACCATTATCACACAAACAAAGTGTGTAAAATAATAGGCTGAGGCTTGTTTTTTCAGTTCATCAGATGGTTTTATGTATGTTGGCCTTTTATAGCCCACGACCCTTAGGTTTCCCACCACTGATTTTATAGAAACAATTATTTGAATCACACCCATAATTTATTATGGAACAAATTAACTAGACTTACAATATACAtaggtgttttttttacacagtagTCTTATCATGTCAAAAAGTGCCGACTATTTTATTCAAAGAATAAATTGGAATAACGTTCCAGTTGCTATTGTTATGCATGACTGAGGTGAAGTATGCTAACAATGCTTCATAAAGTTTGCGTCAGTTGCTGCCCGGGGTCTATATATACTGTGTGAGGATTAGCAGCTTCAAAGTCAGCACCTGCTTACTTCAGTCCTTGTGGGAATTGGGCTGCTGATGTTATTAGAGCCATGTTCACTATTACACGCTTGTTGCATATAATACTTACTCTAGCTGATTTTCAGTCCTGAAGTGTCGTATTATGCATAAATGCATAAACAGCCGTCCTTCTGTCTGGAGGTCAGACTATCTGGCATCCTTCAGCGGCATATTTTTACACACATTAATTTTGAGATACGTCATAGAAACTTGACACGTCCATCTGTTATTTACTATGTCAGCGCGACAGAACTGTTTGTAGACTGTTGTGCCAGCACTGTAGACCTGTTAGTTTCATTGATAGTTATTGTAAATCTAATAATTAGCATATTTTTCTAAACTTACCTGATTAATCCTAAAGGTAGAAATTTACTCAGTCTCTTGTTGCCAGGATGATTGCACTCCTTGATAATCAGTTGGGATGCACGAAGaccacatttttttcaaataaagtcaaatcaagtttatttgtatagcagcGAGCCCTTAATCACATAAAGAGTCTCAAAGAGTTTCCGATGTTGACAAATATCAACAGCGTCCCCTGATCTAAACCCGGCAACAAGGAAGGGCGAACAAAAACTTAAAAGACCcatttaagtaaaaaaaaaaaaaagaaacgtttagaagagaccacagatgcaggaatggaAAATCTACCTTCGCTCTTTACTTCAAGTCCGCCTTCAATAcaaaatcaaatgaaatatATTACATAATGATTTAACGGAGTAAACACTAGACCTGTGCGAATCTTGTTAGTAAAATGATATTTGCAGCACTTCTCCCTGGCGTGCATCCTAGCTAAAGAAATtcagagtgcaaattccatcatGTGAGGAAGCCAAACTAATTGGATTATTTGGAGCGGGGCAATGTGGGACACTCTTTCCAGTCAAATCTGAAATATCTGGTGCTTTCCAAAAGCAGACGCGTGAACAGCAGGTGCAGCGGCTTGAAATAGAGGGCTTATATGAGAGGGGGAGCGACCAAATTCATGGAGCCAGTGATCTGAGGCCAATGCTGTAACAATAAAATCTGTCATGTGTTTTAACAGAAGCTAAAATAAAATGATGACCGGAAGAATATCTTCAAAACGGTCTTGTCTGACACCCAGCCCAAAAGCAATTTATTTACTTGACATCATCTTTGTAGGATGATCATGTGGTTCTGCAAAGCACAGCCTCCATCCTGAAAGAGCAGATCAAGCTCTGCCTTTCATGCGAAGGATTTGGGAATCGTCTGTGTTTCCTGGAGACTACATCCAACGCTCAGGTTGTGTGCAGCTGACTTTTTACCCAAAAGTATTTCTTTGTTTGTATAGTTAAAGTGATGGTTTGTTGCGTTTCAGAATGTACCACCCGATTTGGCCATCTGCTGCTTCATACTGGAGCAGTCATTATCTGTACGAGCGCTGCAGGAGATGCTGTCCAACACCTCTGTGGATGAGGTCTCCATTCTTTTACATGGTCTTAATAAGAATTGCTGACTGACAAGATCTaactttttcatttcatttttgtatttcccCACCCATAGGCTGTTGATTTGGATAAATGGGTAAGTTTAGttacaattttcctctcatcctcTCTGCTTTGGTTCAAGaggttgcaattttttttcccaagtcgTCACAAGGTGGAGGTCATCGAACTCTGCTGTACGGACATGCCATCCTCTTGAAGCACACTCACTCCAACATGGTGAGCACATCTCGACTAATGCTTCACAATTAGCATCACTTTCTGTCTGTCAATCTCCATTTTTAATTCACCTCTTCTTTTTCCAAAGTACTTGAGCTGCTTGACGACGTCACGCTCTCTCACAGACAAGCTGGCGTTTGATGTGGGCTTGCAGGAGGACTCCACAGGTGGGTGTAGTCTCCATTTTAGATCTTGAAGCTGTTGGCTTCCGTCAGTCTCGAGAGACTATGGATTATGTGCCTTGGTGGTCATTGGTTGCTGGACCTGCAGTTCCTTCTGTGACTAAAGAGTCCAATTCTGGAGCCGCATGCCCTGTTGCAGATGTCACAGCTAAAGGCAGTAGAGTTTCGGGGTAGCTGAGCATCTCTTCTGTGTCTTTGAGCCCTTTTCTCTTCCATTTTCTTCTCTCTGTTCTCTTCCATTTTCTTGATGACTGATTTGGTAACGGCTTTCCACCCTGAGCGATCTGCGGCCAGTGTCTCAAATTGTGCTGGTGCGATGTTGCCCTCCTTCAAGCTCCGTTTACAAACATCTTTGAAGCGGAGAAGTGGTCTTCCGAGTGGTCTAGAACCAGAGGCGAGCTCACCATACAATATGTCTTTGGGAAGTCGACCATCTTGCATACGGGATACATGGCCAATCCACCGCAGACGTCTGTTTGTAAGGATGGCAAACATGCTGGAAATTCCTGCTCTGGTCAAGACCTCTTTGTTGGAAACGTGATCCTGCCATGAGATGTTGAGGATTCTCCTTAGACAGCGCTGGTGAAAACTGTTCAACTTGCGTTCCTGATGACTATACAGCGTCCAGCTCTCGCTCCCATACAGAAGTGTATTCAGCACGCAGGCCTGATACACTGAGATCTTGGTTTTGATGGTGAGCGAGCTATTTTCCCACACCCTCTTTACTAGGCGGGCTAGCACCGATGAGGCCTTGCCGATTCTGACATTGATCTCTTTGACGAGGCTGAGACTGTTAGAGATGTTGGAGCTAAGGTAGGTGAAATCTTCGACCACATCGAGGCAACAGTCGACAATTGAGATGTGAGGGGTAGAGCTGACACCTTGGGCTAAGATGTTCGTCTTCTTTATGCTGATTGTCAGACCGAACTCTCTACAAGCATGGGCGAAGGCATTTATAAGGTCTTGGAGGCCGGCTTCGGTATGTGATGTCAGTGCCGCATCATTCGCGAACAGCATTTCACGAATGAGAACTTTGCGCACGCGTGTTTTTGTTCGAAGGCGGGTAAGGTTAAATAGGCTGCCATCACTTCGGGTGTGCAGGTACACTCCTTCTTCGGATGTCTCGAAGGCATATCGTAGCAATAGTGAAAAAAAGATGCCAAAGAGAGTTGGGGCAAGGACGCAGCCTTGCTTTACCCCACTTGTAATTGGGAAGGGTTCAGATTTTAATCCATTGCACTGTACAGTACCTTTCATATCCTTGTGAAAGGAGACAATGTCTCAGCAATTTAGGAGGACAGCCAATTCTGTGCAGGAGTGTGAACAGACCCGTTCTACTGACCAGATCAAAGGCTTTCGTTAGGTCTATGAAGGCAGTTCTCTTCTCTTGCAGTTGCCTTAATGAGAAGATCATGTCGATGGTGGATCTCCCTGTTCTAAAGCCACACTGGGATTCTGGATAAATCCGTTCAGCCAGTGGATAGAGTCTGTTTAATATAACTCGGGCAAATGTCTTTCCCACGACAGAGTTGTTGCAAACACTTCTATCGCCTTTGTTCTTGTATAGTGTGATGATCTTGGCATCTCTCATGTCTTGAGGCACGTTTCCTTCATCCCAGCACTGTAAGAGTAGCTTGTGGAGATGCACGAGGAGGCTGGTTTGTTTGGCTGCTTTGATGACCTCTGGGGGGATGCCGTCATTTCCTGGGACTTTACCGCTGGATAGGGAATCGACAGCCTTATACAGCTCCTGAATAgtgggcggttcatcaagctctTCCATGACAGGTAGTGGTGTTATGCCTTCCACAGCATTTACCGTGACttcagtttccctcgttaaaagcTCTTGGTAATGCT
The nucleotide sequence above comes from Syngnathus scovelli strain Florida chromosome 15, RoL_Ssco_1.2, whole genome shotgun sequence. Encoded proteins:
- the nfrkb gene encoding nuclear factor related to kappa-B-binding protein — encoded protein: MDVLTHILTDPLEPKEEEGGQITEECMLGDCRVSLPEELLEDPEIFFSVMSESTWTEVLSDSQRQHLSQFLPQFPDNNKAEQGNVVDDLFNNRNFHFGNPLHLAQKLFRDGYFNPEVVKYRQLCAKSQQRRQLYSLQQYYHRLLKQILVSRKELLDFAVHNGLDFPPKRKVQTRSHAEIREQKVRRRLRRILKEVKTECGDSNASSDDDDLTLWTPAPQSPSSPSPTVSLRVVPSLSTQDMKTTEKTQLGEQDLKAMLQNHREKRKRQPDHPDLMTSDIHLSDILSRANIGRKSALPLFELSLPKKKIKEERKKKKMRTVKVESEDPCDALTSDVPAAPLANIINSMPDTPLTPLANIKEEILEEPPCSPVAVEELAVSFFSLLESILRTEHLASTSVLEEKVQMWQMSPASSLNAWFSSASCWSDLVLHALQFLAGESKEGVMALPSGFLPFVEFVDETQQWKWIGPIQDAEKDLIALCQLWLDSKDFVVKTESEELSELTPPMPRVSTDYVVRPSTGDERQLFQIQEQQRYSQPHKAFTFRMHGFESVVGPVKGVFDKEMSLNKAREHTLLRSNRPPYVTILSLVRDAAARLPNGEGTRAEICELLKDSQFLAPDVTSAQVNTVVSGALDRLHYEKDPCVKYDIGRKLWIYLHRNRSQEEFERIHQAQAAAAKARKALQQKPKPASKPKSSSKDAGGKTTGSLEAGQDIGPMSPTASTPTQNTSGTPKSPLPCTVTTPIKTTVADAIKSNPGVLLVSPPSLPQLGSILPTSQASPVTSQSLPSQHAARIVSHLQAGSLPQVRVVSTQPALGSLSGSQQAALVHQNPHQIRMPVSVATKGISQAVVSMPLRSQSASPVQVPNTLTVSTAMVAKAQTVSPGTPANIPASSSAVLQGIASQTIKQVSITGQLGAKASGAAGIPLTTTNVRIQGKDVLRLPPSSITTDAKGQTVLRITPDMMATLTKSPVATVKLTPDFLGTTAGGCSKSISATLHVTPSHTTVSASASCTGDVHAAKTAPISSTLLKAAGDTAIRLMPTLGVTMADQKSRTFSTVSSPDKSGTTIRIMPGLGVIPQKQGQTITMTTASCSKPLTVSASGNVMAGAKSITVASGASTSLKLGANTATMRQVPAPVVNTQTGKLPARITVPLSVLNQPLKSKSVVTTPIVKGSLNTNISSLGRNIILTTMPAGTKLIAGNKPVSFVTAQQFQQLQQQGQATQVRIQTVQAQQLQQHMAAASAKSVSTVVVTTAPSPKCPPDLPPAPPQ